The genomic window CCTCAGCGAATTTTATTGCTCCTGCATACCACGTTGAACCTGGCCCCACCGTTACCGTCATTTTCCATTCGTACATTTCTTCAGCTACCGATGCATTCGATGTGCACCCTCCTAAACCAACAAGCAAAAGAAGAAATAAGCTTTTGTTTATGATTTTCTTAACCATCTCGACCTCCTTCTCGACACCTTTATTAAAGCGCTTACATAAAGGACGATCTCCGGGTGGAGACCAAAATTAGTTCTTTCCCTAATAGGAAAAAAGCTATTTATGGGGCAATTAAATGAAAATGTTCTTATTTGGATTAAACAAATTAGTTGGATCCAAAGCTCGCTTTATGGATTTCATCACACGTAAGGCGTCACCATGCTCCTCTTCTAAATACTTCACTTTTCCGACACCTACCCCATGTTCACCTGTACATGTTCCGTTAACCTGTAAGGCAAAACGAACGATTTTTTCGTTATATGCAGCTACATTGGCTAATTCGTTTGAATCATGTGGGTCAACTAACAATAGAGCATGAAAATTGCCATCACCTACATGTCCGACAATGCCGGCTTCAATGTGATGTTCTAAGGCAGTCATTTGTGCATGTTTAATGGCCTCAGCAAGGCTTGAAAGAGGAACACAGACATCTGTCACCATTAATTTCTTTCTTGGCTCACTATGTGAAAAGGCGTAGGCAACATTGTGTCGTGCATGCCATAATGCACTTCGTTCAGCGTTGTCTTTAGCATAATGAAAATCAGTGCTATTATAGTCACTCATAATGCTTTCACAAAACGCCAAATCATGCTGAACCGATTGTGGATTCCCATGAAATTCTAAAAACAACGTAGGGCTTAGAGGGAATTTCGTATCGTTATGCTGATTGACTTTCATCATGGAAATCTCGTCAATGAGTTCTATTCTAGCTACAGGGATTCCAGCTTGTAAAACAGCCGTGACTGAAGAAACAGCGTCGTGAAGAGATGGAAACTGTACACGACCAGCCACGATCTTTTCTGGAATGCCATAGACCTTTAACGTCATTTCTGTATAACAACCGAGTGTCCCTTCAGCTCCGACAAATAAATTATTGAGATCATAGCCGGAGGATGATTTAACAGCTCGATTTCCACTATGAATAATAGTCCCATCTGCCAAGACGACTTCAAGATCTCTAACTTGATCTCGCATCACACCGTATTTGACTGAATTCGTTCCACTTGCATTGGTTGAGACCATCCCCCCAACAGTTGCATTTGCGCCAGGATCTACAGAGAAAAACAAGCCGTATTTTTTTAATTCTTGGTTTAGTTGATCACGAGTGACACCAGGCTGTACGGTCACTAACAGATCTTCCGGATCAACGGACAGAATCGCATTCATTTGGCTAAAATCAATGACAACTCCTTTTTGATAAGGGATTACATGTCCTTCTAAACTTGTGCCTAAACCGTAAGGATAAATTTTTTCATTAAAGCTTGCGGCTAGTTTTACAATTGAACGTACATCCTCTTTAGACTGAGGATAAACAACAACGTCTGGCAATGATGGCTGGTGATAGGATTCATCACTACTATGAAGAGAGCGCTGTGTTTCGTTGAAATACACGTTTTGCTTGCCTACTTTCATCACCAATTCTTCAATAAACGGGGTTGATTTTAATGTTCCCACGTCACATCCTCCTTTTTAGCAATGTAAGCTCCGTCTGTTACATCCACTATCGAAACAGTGTCACCAATTTTAATATCTGTGTTACTGCATCTAGCAGACAATCGCATGCCCTTTCGTATGTTAATACATACAATCACATAGGGAGAAAGGGCTTGCAGTTTCTCTGGAGCTGCGTAGATCGTTGTATGAGAATAAACAATACCTCTACCCTCTATTCGTTGTTCAACTTGGTTGTCACTTAAACATTTTGAGCAATAGAGCTTTTGCTCAAGCCATTCATGGTGGCAATCAAGGCATGCGTAGAGAGGAATGTTCATTTTATGCGCCCTCCTTCTTAAACAGATGAACGAGGGAATAAGCACCTGTACCACCAAGGTTCTGTGCTAAACCAATCCGTGCTTGTTCTACTTGATTGCACGCTTCACCCCTTAATTGGCTTATAATTTGTACAATTTGTGCAATACCCGTTGCTCCGATAGGGTGACCTTTTGACAATAAGCCGCCGCTAGTGTTTACAGGAATTTCTCCTCCATGTTCTGTTAGGTGTTTTTCAATTGCTTCAAAGCCAGTTCCTTTCTCAAAAAAACCGAGTTCTTCAATGGCAATGATCTCAGTCATCGAGAAGCAATCGTGCAATTCGACTACATCCACATCTTTCGGTTCTAAAGAAGCTTGTTCATATGCCTGTTTCGCTGCCTCATACGTGGCTGGTATTCGGGTTAAATCGTTCACTTCTTGCATAATGGGTGTGCCTGATGCTTGACCTGAAGCAATGATCTCTACTCCGCTATTCCTGTTGTTCTCGATGACTACAGCAGCAGCTCCATCTGATAGTGGGGAGCAGTCATATAAGCCAAGGGGATCCGTAATCATTCGAGCATTGATAATTTCTTCTAACGTCAACTCTGTATGAAATTGTGAAAGAGGATTATGCAATGCATAATTTCTGTTTTTGCGGGCAACCATGGCTAAGTGCGTTTTTGTTGCGCCATACTCATACATGTAGCGATTGGCTACAGCACCGAAGTAACCTGGAAACGTTAATCCAGTGTTTGATTCCATCGTGCTGTTGTCCATCGCATAATTAATCGCTGTGATGACTTGATTCGTATGAATATGTGTCATTTTCTCGCCACCAACAACGAGTATGGCGTTGTACTCTCCTGCTTTGAGTAATTGATAGGCTTGCCGAAACGCAATTCCACCTGAAGCACATGCCCCTTCTGTTTTCATAGAAGGGATATTGCCTAAACCTAACTCAGATACAAGAATGCTTCCTAAAATTTCTTGCTGTTCTAAAGGTCCTCCCATGAAATTACCAACAATAATGGCGTCAATCTTTGGTCTACCGGCATCAATAAGTGCTTGCCGAGATGCTTTTAAAAGCAAGGTTTTCAATGAATCATTGCATTTTCCAAATGGGGTCATGCCTAAACCAGTTACAGCAACACGAGTCATCCTTTCACCCCTTCTTCATACAATTTTTTTAATTCTCTTCTTAAAATCTTTCCATATGGGCTCTTCGGTAAGGATGGAACAATCTTAATATGTGCTGGTTTTTTATAGCTTGCTACGTGTTCTTTACAGTGAGTCACCAGCTGACTTTCTTCAACAGTAACGCCATTTTTCAAGACAACATGGGCATAAACCGACTCACCCCACTTCTCATTCTCGACACCAAAAACACAAGCTTCTTTCACTGCTTTGTGGAGATTAAGTACCTCTTCCACCTCTCTAGGGTAAATGTTCATACCGCCGCTAATAATGACGTCGTTTTTTCGATCAATTAAATGCAGATGTCCAAAAGGATCGACCCAACCTAAATCCCCTGTATAAAACCAGCCATCTTTTATAGCGTTGTTTGTTGCCTCATCATTTGCCCAATAGTTATCCATTACTAGAGGACCCTTACATGTAATTTCTCCAACCTCGCCTTGACGAACTTCATTTCCCGTTTCATCCCGAAGAACCATTTCCACCATCGGACCAACCGCACCACACGATGATAAGTAATATGGTAGTTTGCTTTTTGGCATAATAGTAATGGCCATCGGTGCTTCAACTAATCCATACGTCTCAGCGAATATGGGACCAAGTTTGTCGAGAGCCTCTTGCAATTTTTCTGAAGCAATTGGTGCCCCTGCCATATTTATTGACTTTAAATAGCGTAGCTTTTTAGGCTCAAAAGCCTCATCTTGAACCATCAAATTAACAATGGTTGGAACCATAAATATAGTTGTGACTCTCTCTTTTTCAAGCTGATCTGCTATGGATTTTGGATCGAATTTGTCGAAAATGACTTGCTTAAGCCCGAAGAATAAAGCACATTGAGCTAAAAAATTACTACCGTGAGTTAAGGGTGCTACATGACCGACAACATCTTCATAGCCTAACTCACAAGCCATTATAAGCGATTGTGCAGAGGCAATAATAGCACGATGAGATAATACAGCTCCTTTTGGTCTGCCTGTCGTGCCCGATGTATACATAATAGCAAAAGCGTCCGTGTCTAAGACAGAACAATCTGGGTATTCAGAATGAACATTAGCCAATAAGGACTCATATTCATTCTCAAACGTTACAATATCTCCTCTATAGTCAACATTCATGAGTAAGGAGATTTCACCAATAATTAATTTCGCCTTAGCATTTTCTAAAATAAATTGTATTTCTTTTGGATGAAGTTTCGTATTAATTGGTACTTTAATCAGTCCCGTCATGGCTACAGCAAGATCAATAACAATGTGTTCAACTCGATTTGCTGATAAAATTCCAATTCGGTCTCCCTTTAGTAATCCTTTAGATGTGAAAACTGAAGCGAGTCGACACGACTCTTCTTTTAACTGTCGATACGTTAATTGACGTCGTTTATCAACAACAGCTATTTTTTCTGCATGTTGCGTGCATGTTTGTTTCGCCAACTGTGAAAGCGTTATCAAAATAGCACCTCCTTATGTCGATTTAGAAGTAAACGAGATGGTTTTGTAGTTTAAAGCAGCATTGTATTTACGTATGGCGGTCACATCATGTGAGTGGATGAGCGTAAATTCAACAGTTATGCAAACTTTATTGTAGCCCCTTAGGAAATGACCAGCATGAATACTTCCGTCCATTCGCTCAACAAGTCCATGTAAATGCATATCAAGATCACCGCTCTCATCTTGACAAATGAAGCCAGTCGCTTGGATTAACTCAACAGGTTCATGAATAGTGAATGGGTCCGCATAGCCGTCTGGTCTATTTTTTTCATTTACTTTAAAAACGGTGAATCCTGTTTTATCTAAAGAACCAATACACGTAACCATACCTGAATGAATCTGATGTTCTTTACAGATGGCAAGAATCCCGTCCATTAAATCATCTCCGACACCTAATGAACCATATAAGACTTGATTGTTCGTCGCTATTTGAATACTCATATGTGTATCCTCCCCAGAACGTTATCCAATGGCAGAACCTCCACAAACTTTTAATACTTCTCCTGTGACATAGTCAGAGTAAGAAGAAGCAAAGTACACAACGGCACCGGCAATGTCTTCTGGATTGCCCATACGATTAATGACTTGATTACTTAATGGATAATCAAGGTCCTTTGTAATTTCAGTTTTAATTGGTCCTGGTGCAATACTATTGCATGTAATGCCAAGTTCACCGACTTCTTTCGCAATCCATTTTGTTAGCGCAATAACACCGCCTTTTGAAGCTGCGTAGGCAGGACCAGACCGGGCTGATTTTTTCCCGTCGTTATAGGATAAAGGGCCGCCCATAATCCCTGAAATAGAACTAACATTAATAATTTTACCGTGTCCTTGCTTTTTCATATAAGGATAAATAGCTGCTTTTGACATGAGGAATGTTCCCCTTAAGTTTGTATTAATGTCCCGATCCCACATCTCCTCTGTCATCTGTTCAAGATCTAATCTTGAGCATGTACCTGCATTGTTGACAACAATATCAATGGATCCAAATCGTTCATTAACGTCTTTCATTAATTGTTCAATAACTGCATTATCTTTTACATCAAGACCCACACTCATCACTTCACTGTGACTAAATTCTTGAAGCTTCCTAATTGTCGCTGATGTTTCCTCACAATTTAGTAGATCCACTAACACAACATGGGCACCTTCTTTAGCGAGAGCGATTGCAGAGGCCGCTCCAATTCCTCGAGATGCACCTGTAATAATCGCTACTTTTCCTAACAATGTCGTCATGTTTGTTCATCCTCCAATTTCACTTATTAGTTTGTAAAACTAGTCACTCCAACCAAGTGTGTATGAAATTTTTCTTGCATAATTGACTAATTGATCAATGATCATTTGTGTCTTCTCTGGATCTAACCGTATCTCTACACCAGCAACACTTAATGCCGCTACCACCGTTCCTGTCGAATCATAAATTGGTGCCGCCATCCCTTTTAAACCAATCAAATATTCTTGATTGTCAATGGCATATCCATGCTCCCTTATGGAAGCCAATTCGTCGAGTAATGCTTGTTTTTCTGTAATGGTGTAATTCGTCTTTTTTTCAAGCTGCACACTGCTTAGATACGTCTCTAGAAGCGATTCATTTAAGTGAGCTAAAAAAAGTTTCCCCGAAGCGACAGTATAAGATGGCACTCGATCTCCAGGGCCTAGAACAATTCGAACCGTCTGTGAGCTTTCTACTTTCGACAAGTAGGATACGGAAAAATTGTGGAAAGTAGAAATAAGCACACTTTCACCCGACGTTTTCGCAAGCGCTTCCAAAAAAGGGCGTGAATCGCCTACAAGGTCGTAATGATTTTCTGCCATCTTTCCCAAATCAATAAACTTGTAAGACATGCGATACTTATTAGTCGGAAGCTTTTCAATAATACCACTCTCAAGTAATGTAACTAAAAATCTGTGTAAAGTGGTTTGATTAAGCCCTAACGCTCTAGCTAACTCAGTTGCTGTTTGTGGCTCTTTACATAATGATTCAATAATATCAAATGCTTTACCCAAACTTTTATTTTGATACTGCATCTCCAACACTCTTTTCGAATAGTGAATACTTGTTTTCTTTATATGAAAACCATAATACATTCCTATTTATCTGTCAATATAAAAATTCTGATTTTTTAAAGATCTAAACAAAGCCTGTAACACATGATGTGTTACAGGCTTTGTTTGATTTCACTTTTCCGATGAAAGCTATTAAATAATGCCTTGAAAGGTTAGTACGATTTGGGCAATCACAGCAGAGCCAATCAATGTTCCAAATAATACACAAGTTGAAACGACCATTGCTTTCCATCCCATCGTGACGAAATCTGTCCAGGATCGTCCAATTGCAATTCCGGCATAGGCTAAAATGGGTGTAGCAATGGATAGTAGATTGATTTCATTTGTAAATACGCTAACACTTTCTCCCCAAGGGGTTTGAGGAAGTGATGCGACGATTCCTATGGCGATGACATACACTACACTTGGAACGTTTAACGGAATCAGCTTACTCAGTAACTGCCCAAGCCCAGCAATAAGAATTAAAATAAGCATCCCCGCCATAGATTGTAACGAAAACATCCCGTCTCCGATTACATTACCGACGTAAGCGACCGAACCAACTACAAACATTAAAAGAAAGTATTCATGCAGATTTTTCATTCTTTTTTTCCTCTCCGCCCTTCCATTTTTTGAAAATCGTATAGAGTTTCTCGGTCATTGGTAATGCAATAAACATGCTAACGAATAAGCCTGTAGAATAGGTTAGTAAATTACTTGCTCCTGCGAAGGCAACAATTTGTGGTTCTAATTCTGGATATAGACCTACAAGTGATCCAACAGCTGCTGCCATCATACTCCCACTTCCAACGCCAGCCGCCATTGCTAGACTAAGAGGATGAAGAGGAGTGAAACTTGCTAGAAAACCAGCTATTAAGCCGTAAAACATGGCGCCGAACACTGTACCAAATATATAGACTGTGGTTACTCCTTTTCCTTCAGGTGATTCAAATCCATATTTGTCATAAATTAATCCTAAATTTGGTTCGCGGCCAACAGAGTGTGTCATACCTATCGCTTCACGCTTCATATTAAATAGCAATACGGCGATTGGAAGAGCTAAAAAAATCGTACCAAAATTCCCCACCTCTTGTAGCAACAGAGCTGGACCTGCTGCAATTAAATCCGTCAAGCCAGGCCCAATGGTTACGCCAATTTTTGCAATGAGTAGTGTTACACTTAACGTAATAATCGGTTCAGCATGTTTGGATTGTTTTTCCTTCACCAACGGAGTGAAAAAAAGAAGTAAACCTATTACAATAGCAAACAACATAGGAAGCAGCATAATAACGCCGGGACCAATCTCGATACGAATGGTACCAATGGCTTCTGTAATAAGGACGACTCCTAGCACTAAGAGGTGGAGTCGCCAATCTTTAATAAGATCCATCATCGCCTTCTAACCTACCTCCTTACTTCGTTCGCAATGAGTGAATAAACAGCAGTTGAATCAAGCGAAGCTTTTTTTTGTTGCAACGCTAAGCGGTAAAGCTGACTCACAATAGATGATACAGGTTGCGGGGTAGTCGATTGATTGGATAGTTTCATATAAAGTTCCAAATCCTTCGCCATATGGGCCAAAGAGAATAGGACGTTATCAAATGATTCGTCTTTTAAATTTTCACCAAATACTTCCATAGCACGGGAATGTCCTGAGCTCGCCTCTAAAACAGAAAATAATGTTGAAGCTTTGACCCCTTGCCCTTCCGCTACAACCATCGTTTCACTAAGTAAGCTAATCATGCCTGCGACAATCATATTATTGCAAAGCTTAACAGTTTGTCCTGCACCAGAGGAGCCTATGTATCGAATTTCTCCTCCTATTACCTTTAGATAAGGCAAAGCAGCTTCATATGCCTCTATTTTTCCACCGACCATCACCGTTAGTGTTCCAGCTTGGGCTCCAGCTGGTCCCCCGCTAACAGGGCAGTCTAGAAAATGAACACCGTAAGAACTTGCTTCTTGCTGTAAGCTCTTCGCTGTATCCGTGTCCGACGTCCCTACATCGAATACAAAAGTATTCGGCGAGAGGTGAGCGAAAAGTCCGTCTTCTCCACTTAAACTTTCGACAAGGAGTTTTGGAGTTGGCAATGAAAGAAAAACCGCACGAACATCAGCTGCAAATTCCTTCGTATTAGAAACAAAATGAGCGCCTAACGCTTCTAAATCCTTTTGAGCCTTGCACATTGGGTCACTCACATAAACCGTATAATTAGAAGATAATAAGTTTTGAACCATACCAGTACCCATTGCACCACAACCAATCATTCCAATAGATGTCATGATTTTCCTCCTTTTAAGATTTAATGTAAACTGCTTTCGTGTCTAACCAAAAATCGAGTGCTGTACTGCCTTGTTCGCGTAAACCAATACTTGACTGTTTCTTTCCGCCAAAGGGAAGCTGATTTTCATAATAATTAGATGGGATGTTCACATGAGCAACGCCAACTTCAATTTGTTGAATAAATGCTTGAGCTTTTGCTAAATCATTTGTATAGATAGATGAAGACAAACCAAACGATGTATCATTTGCAAGTTGAATCGCTTCTGCATAGGACTGAACAATCATTACCGCTACCACTGGACCGAAAATTTCTTCTTGTGCAATGGCCATATCACTCGTTACGTGACTAATAACAGTCGGAGCAACAAAATAGCCTTGATCAAGCCCGTTTTCAGTGAGACGTTTACCACCACATTCAATTTTTGCTCCTGCTTCTTTTGCACTCTGAATATAGTGCAAATAGGTATGCAGCTGTTTTTCGTTGGCAACAGCACCATTTTCAATTCCTTCATCTTGACCATAACCAACGCGTATTGCTTGAGCGGCTGCTTTGAGCTTTTCTAGCACGACTTCAGCAATCTCCTCAAGCACGATTACCCGGCTTGTTCCTGTACAGCTTTGGCCGTTGTTATACATACCACTAATCATAATGCCGTTAATAGCTTCATCAAGATTGGCATCTTCTAAGAGAATCGTCGCATTCTTGCCGCCTAGTTCGGCTTGCATTTTACCGCCGCGTGCTGATACAGTCTGTCCGAGTTTTAGTCCAACTGCTGTCGAGCCGGTAAACGAAATCGCTTTTAATGAAGCATTTTCGCCCATTTCTTTGCCAACAACGTCTCCATCACCAAAGACCAAGTTCAATACTCCTGCCGGCATACCTGCACGCTCAAATAATTCAACTAACTTAATTGCAATACGAGCCGTATCATTTGGTGGCTTGTAGACCACTGTATTCCCTGCAAGCATAGCCGGTGCTATCTTATATACACCTATACCTAATGGAAAATTGAAAGGAGTAATAACCCCCACTGCTCCTAATGGTTCTTTAATAGTGTATGTAAAATAATTCGGATCAATGGAAGGGAGGGTTTCTCCTGCTAAGCGATTTGCCGCGCCACTAAAATGCTTTAATGCTTGAATGGTAGCATCAACTTCCTTTTCAGCTGCTGTTACAGTCTTGCCTACTTCTGTTGAAATTAAGAGCGCTACTTCCTTTTTCTCATCTTCTAATAAGCGTATAAGTCGATAAAGAATGTCTACACGCTGTATAGGTGTAATAGAGCGCCAAAATGGAAAAGCTTCTTCTGCTACTTTAATAGCAGAGCGTGTATCATATACAGTAGAATTGGGAAAATAGCCAAGAATTTCGTTTGCCTTTCCAGGGTTAATACTTGCAAAGGTTTTTTCACTTTCTGAAGGAATCCATTTTCCTCCTATATAATTATGATAAGTGCTTGTCATATCGGTTTCACGACCTCCTAAATCAAGTTACACTTATCGTAATATTCAAATTAAATAAGGTGAATAGAGATTGTCACAAAGATGTTCATGGTTATATATGAAGACCCACATTGCATTTAAAGGCACTATCACTTATAGCTTCCAACAATTTATTCATTTTTTTTACAATTTACATAATTTAACTGCAGCAACTAAGTTTAGCCAATCCTCTTCAACTTCAATGGATTTATAAGAGAGATCTTCGATTTTTTTTAATCGCTGGTATAACGTGTTTGGATGAATATAGAGGGCGTCTGCAGTTTCTTTTCGATTTCGATTTTGATGAATAAACATTTTTAAAGTTTCCAATAAAATGGGATACTCACGTAAAGTACCGAGATGATCATAGATAAAAGAACGTCTATGCGTCCCTTCTATTTGCGTTAAAAGTCTATCAAGGCCGAGTGTCGGATAGCGATTTATTTCTCCCCTTTCGGCTAATGCCCATGCATTCATCGCTTCTTGAAAGAGTTGCTTATAGAGTGCTACTGGTGCAACACGACTTATCCCTAATTTATCACTGTCACTCTTTACGAGCTTAGACAATAATGTCTCCTGGATGGTTTGTTCTTTTTCAAAAAACAGAATCCAAAATTGATCATACGAGATAAGTTTCCACTGCTTTGAAAAGGACGGTAAAAGTGATTGTATAGTTTGATGATGACTAAACAAATCTTGCTCTTGCTTTTTCAAAACAACGCTAGTCACTGGAGTAGTAGAATTCATTCTCCAAAAATCTTCGTCAAATTGATTGTTCGCTAATACGCTCTTGAACCGTTCCTCTTCCTTTGCTAACTTGGTCGTCAGATGTTTCTCATCATAGACCATAAGTATTCCAATGGCATTAGCTGCTTCTTCGATATAATAAAGCTCCTCAACGTTAGGCTGCTGTTTCATTAATAACCAGCCTCTATGAGAATAGTGACTTTTTATTGGAAAGGAAGCATACCCCTCGATCACATTCTCATTGTAATGTACGGAACGATCCTGTAATAAACGAGATAATAGCTGTACAATTCTATCCTGATTACCACCTTCGTGAAGAACTTGATAAAAATAATTTTTTGCCTCTTGTTTTAATGTGTACGTATGAAGCTTACGTTTATGGTGTTCGAACTTCTCTTCTTTTTCTAAGGCAATAAGCGCATATTCTAGTAACTCTGATACAAGGTAAAGATCTTGTAATGTGAATGAAGACAACGGTTGACATCGATTCACCGTTATCGTGGCAAAGCATTCTCCGTGAAGAATTATAGGGATGCTCATAGAGGTGTAAACAGTCTGATAAGCGACCCCCTCAAGGTAATATTTTCTATTTATATCTGAGATATTTGACATTGCTTGTTCTACTTCTGTTGGTTTCAAAAAAAGTACCGGAGTTTGTTCGTTATACACCGATCCCGTTATCGACTCACCAGGAGAAAAGGCTACCTGATAAAGCTGTGGTGAATGATTCCCCATACTGCTTTTCAAGCGTAATACATGGCTTTTTTTGTCGTATGTATAGATTAACACCATGTCTGTGTCTTGAATAACCGTTGCCACTGCACTAGTCAAAATATGAAGAATCTGATCGAGTCCTTGAGCTTTCATAAACGCTCGTCCAGCTTTTCGTAGCTCATGCTCATTTCCCACTTTACATTCCTACCTTCCTTAGTTTATATAAAGATATTTATTTATTATGACGGATTACTGCTACAACATCTACTGCTTTTCAAATAAGACTTAAAAGTTAGATTCCGTGTTTGCTTCCACTTACTGCTTATACAATTCATTGGTTACTTGAACATTCCATTAGCCCATCTCATAGTATGAAAGAAAATAAACGAAGGAGACGATGAACTGTGCATAACCACCATAGAACCTTAGCCTACCCTTATTTTCATCAACATTATAGGATGGGAATGCCTTCATACCATTATCAAGCAAGGACAGACTTCGGAAATTCACCTTTCACTGTAAATATATCAGAGGCTTCTAAGCAAAATCAGTATTATCGATCGGCCATTTGGACGGGAGAACATTTACAAGTGACCTTAATGAGTATAAATGTTGGCGATGATATTGGCCTTGAAATTCATCCAAATACTGATCAGTTTTTTCGCGTTGAACAAGGACAAGGTCTTGTCCAAATGGGTAGTAATCCAAACAATCTTCACTTTGAATCAGTCATATCTGACAATAGTGCCATTATGGTTCCAGCCAATACATGGCATAATATTATTAATACTGGCCCCGTTCCGCTTAAATTGTATTCCATCTATGCTCCTCCTCATCATCCCTTTGGAACCGTTCAGCCTACAAAGGCGGATGCAATGGAAACATAAAAGAAAAGGAGTAGTGTTTAAAAACATTACTCCTTTTCTTCTTTTAACTTATAGACAAGCCAGCACTCGCATACCCTGCTACAGTATTTAATAACGTAACTCCTGCCGCAGTAGCCGAAAAGACGATTAATAATCGATCTCCTGTCGTTACAGGGATAGATAAACCTGTCGCATTACCTGTTGAAATTGTCCCAAGAGCTAGCGCTCCCGTTAACGCTGGCGCTAAAGTAACCGAGGCTCCCGGTATTGCCGTAAGGGTGTTCGTAGCCGCCGGCCCTGCAGATCGAAAGACTTGTGCAGTTATTGTAACCGTTGTTCCTATTAATGTTAAGGCAACAGTGGTACTAAATAATGCGGATAAAGAGGTAATCACACCGTCTCTTGGCACTAAAAATGCAAAGTTTAACAATGTGCCTGCTGCTCCAGTTAAATCAATCGTATTGCCACCGATTAAACTTAATCCAGTAACGGAGTTTCCAAAACCGACTAAGCTCGTTGTTCCGACTAAACCACCTGCAATTGTTGTTAATGCCGTTGGTAATCCAGATGCAAATGGAACGATTGCACCTGCACCAGTAACTCCAGTTGCTCCGGTTACCCCTGTTACTCCAGTTGCCCCAGTAGCTCCAGTTGCCCCAGTAGCTCCTGTTACCCCATCTAATCCTGTAGGTCCGGTTACTCCCGTTACTCCAGTCGCTCCTGTTGCTC from Shouchella hunanensis includes these protein-coding regions:
- a CDS encoding helix-turn-helix domain-containing protein; translation: MGNEHELRKAGRAFMKAQGLDQILHILTSAVATVIQDTDMVLIYTYDKKSHVLRLKSSMGNHSPQLYQVAFSPGESITGSVYNEQTPVLFLKPTEVEQAMSNISDINRKYYLEGVAYQTVYTSMSIPIILHGECFATITVNRCQPLSSFTLQDLYLVSELLEYALIALEKEEKFEHHKRKLHTYTLKQEAKNYFYQVLHEGGNQDRIVQLLSRLLQDRSVHYNENVIEGYASFPIKSHYSHRGWLLMKQQPNVEELYYIEEAANAIGILMVYDEKHLTTKLAKEEERFKSVLANNQFDEDFWRMNSTTPVTSVVLKKQEQDLFSHHQTIQSLLPSFSKQWKLISYDQFWILFFEKEQTIQETLLSKLVKSDSDKLGISRVAPVALYKQLFQEAMNAWALAERGEINRYPTLGLDRLLTQIEGTHRRSFIYDHLGTLREYPILLETLKMFIHQNRNRKETADALYIHPNTLYQRLKKIEDLSYKSIEVEEDWLNLVAAVKLCKL
- a CDS encoding aldehyde dehydrogenase family protein, which translates into the protein MTSTYHNYIGGKWIPSESEKTFASINPGKANEILGYFPNSTVYDTRSAIKVAEEAFPFWRSITPIQRVDILYRLIRLLEDEKKEVALLISTEVGKTVTAAEKEVDATIQALKHFSGAANRLAGETLPSIDPNYFTYTIKEPLGAVGVITPFNFPLGIGVYKIAPAMLAGNTVVYKPPNDTARIAIKLVELFERAGMPAGVLNLVFGDGDVVGKEMGENASLKAISFTGSTAVGLKLGQTVSARGGKMQAELGGKNATILLEDANLDEAINGIMISGMYNNGQSCTGTSRVIVLEEIAEVVLEKLKAAAQAIRVGYGQDEGIENGAVANEKQLHTYLHYIQSAKEAGAKIECGGKRLTENGLDQGYFVAPTVISHVTSDMAIAQEEIFGPVVAVMIVQSYAEAIQLANDTSFGLSSSIYTNDLAKAQAFIQQIEVGVAHVNIPSNYYENQLPFGGKKQSSIGLREQGSTALDFWLDTKAVYIKS
- a CDS encoding NAD(P)-dependent oxidoreductase is translated as MTSIGMIGCGAMGTGMVQNLLSSNYTVYVSDPMCKAQKDLEALGAHFVSNTKEFAADVRAVFLSLPTPKLLVESLSGEDGLFAHLSPNTFVFDVGTSDTDTAKSLQQEASSYGVHFLDCPVSGGPAGAQAGTLTVMVGGKIEAYEAALPYLKVIGGEIRYIGSSGAGQTVKLCNNMIVAGMISLLSETMVVAEGQGVKASTLFSVLEASSGHSRAMEVFGENLKDESFDNVLFSLAHMAKDLELYMKLSNQSTTPQPVSSIVSQLYRLALQQKKASLDSTAVYSLIANEVRR
- a CDS encoding cupin domain-containing protein, with product MGMPSYHYQARTDFGNSPFTVNISEASKQNQYYRSAIWTGEHLQVTLMSINVGDDIGLEIHPNTDQFFRVEQGQGLVQMGSNPNNLHFESVISDNSAIMVPANTWHNIINTGPVPLKLYSIYAPPHHPFGTVQPTKADAMET
- a CDS encoding DUF3100 domain-containing protein; the encoded protein is MMDLIKDWRLHLLVLGVVLITEAIGTIRIEIGPGVIMLLPMLFAIVIGLLLFFTPLVKEKQSKHAEPIITLSVTLLIAKIGVTIGPGLTDLIAAGPALLLQEVGNFGTIFLALPIAVLLFNMKREAIGMTHSVGREPNLGLIYDKYGFESPEGKGVTTVYIFGTVFGAMFYGLIAGFLASFTPLHPLSLAMAAGVGSGSMMAAAVGSLVGLYPELEPQIVAFAGASNLLTYSTGLFVSMFIALPMTEKLYTIFKKWKGGEEKKNEKSA